In Paenibacillus dendritiformis, the DNA window GGAACGCCCGATTGTTCCGGATGACCGTCGGAACAGGCATCTCGACCCGCCGGTCGTTGTACACCGCAACGACCGCGTCCTGCGAGGACGAGCTTGCCTCGGCCGAGGAACGAACCTCCTCCGGCAGCGTGTAGCGGCGGATAAGGCGAATCGAGTTATTGAATCCGTCCGCCACCGCTATCGTTCCGTTGCTTAGCACGGCTACATCCATCGGCTCGCGGAACGTCGCCTGTTCCGCCCATCCGTTCTCATGGCCTGTCCGGCCGCCTCCGCTTAACGTATATACCTTGCCGTCATAGATATAACGTACGGCATGGTTCCAACGGTCCGCGACCACGATGCCTCCCTCGGCCGTAACCGCGATGCCGGCCGGACCGTTGAACAGCGCCTCACTCGCCTTCCCGTCGCGGTATCCTCCCGCGGCATACAGCCGCGCGTCCGGGAACTTGCTGCTATAGCTGGCCACCGATCCGGCACCGGCAAGCGTCGTCACGCGCTTCCGCTTCAGATCAATCAGGCGAAGACGCTGATTTCCCGTGTCGCTGACCACCAGATCGCCGGACGGAGTGAAGGCCAGGCTGCTCGGCTCGTTGAATTTGCACTCCGAGAGCTTGCCGTCCGCATAATCGCCTCCTGCCGCGACCGCGCCGGGAGCGTACTCGACGATCCGCTTCGAGCGGGCATTCAGCGTCGTCACATTTCCGTTCCCATCAATGCGGCGAATGACATGATTCAAGGCATCCGCGACGTAAAGGGAACCGTCCTCCGCCACGGCCACATCACGCGGCTCGTTGAAGCGCGCTTCCGATCCTGCGCCGTCCTTCCAGCCGGCCAGGCCGCTGCCGGCTACCGTCGTCAATCGGCCCGACTTGTCCAGCTTGCGGATGACGTGATTCCCCGCATCGGCAATATAGAGATTGCCTTCCCGATCCTCCGCCATCCCCATCGGACGATGGAAGCGGGCCTCCGCAGACTTGCCGTCTGCCCAACCTCCGTTCGGCTCCCCCGTCCCCGATGCCATGCGGACCTGTCCGGCCAACGTGGTGACCTGTCCCGCAGCGTCAGCCCGGCGGATCAGATGATTATAGGTGTCCGCAATGAGAAGCAGTCCGTTCTTCCCTGCCAACAATCCGGCGGGATAGCGGAACCTCGCCTGATCGGGCTTGCCGTCAGCCGCGCCGGGCACGCCCGAGCCTGCCCAATCGATCGTCTCGTACCAGACCGTCGATCGGCTCCAGGAGCCGAAGTCGAACGCAGGGGTCGACAAGCTGTCGAATTGGCTCATTTCCTGTACCGGCTTCACAGGAGCTGGCGCAGGCGACGCGGAAGCCGTTCCTTCCGCAGCGGCCGCGCCGATGCACAGCATAAGGAGGAGCATCTTGCTTGCCCAATGGAATTGCTTTATTTTTTGATACATGCTGTTCTCCTTTATGACTTATGGATTCACTTTAATTTCCAACGGCTTTTCCATCGGGGCGATGGAGTGAGCCGTTCCTGCCGCATCGTAGAAGCGGATATCGGAGATCATGAAGGACATCGTTCCTCCCGATCCGGCAAGATAAGGCAGGGTCAGCATCGCGTCCTCGCTGTCGAGCCGGACGGATCCGGGCGTCGTGACCAGAATCCGGTACAATACCCGGCTTCCTGTGACCGATACGGCGTCCACACTGTTCTTTTCCTTATATTCGTCCGGGCTCAACGCAATATCGAACTTGCCGCCGCCGTGCCGGTATTGCCCGGCATTCTGATCGAGCTTGTTCCGATCGAGCGTTCCGCCGGTCGCCTGGACCGCGAACTGGATGGCGGCGACATCAACCGGCTGCGTCAGTCGCTTCAAGACGGCCGTAATCTCGACCGCGCCCCCCGGCTGGACCTCTGCCGGGCTTGCGGTCAGCTCCAGCACATCCTTTTTCAGTTCGGGATCGGGATCTGGATCCGGGTCAGGCTTCGGACCAGGCCCAGGGTCCGGGTTCGGCATCCCTCCATTGCCCGCGGAGCTCCCCGAAGTCTCGTCCGTTGCAAGGCCTGGCTTCGGAGCCTCGACGCACAAGGCCGATTCCTTTCCGTTCTCGCATACTTCCAGCCGGGCCTTCCTCAAGTCCTCGGCAAAGCGCTCGCGATCTTTTGTCCCCAGCGATGCGGCATAGTCCCGCTCCAGCTGCAGCTGCCGTTCCCGATCGAGCTTCGCCTGCTGCTGCCGGCGCGCTTCCTCTTCCTTGGACAGAGGCGGCTCAGCTGCGGAGAAGGCTTCCTCCAGGCGGCTTCGCTTTTCCTTCATCCGGGTGATGCGCTCCCGTTCGCCCGCAGTAAGCTGTAAGGCGGCGTCGCGCCAAGCCGTGCCAGAAGCTGCCGCTTCGGCCGCCGTCAGCCGTCCCGCCTCCAGCGCCGCTCTGACGATGACGCCATGGAATGCGGCGAGGTTGCGCTGAATGCGGATTTCTTCCTCGCTACGCGCTCCTGCCGAAGCTCCGCTGCCCTCCTTATCGCCCCCGAGCTGGAGGAAGCTCTCGAGCACGCGGCACGATTTGCCGTCCGCCGGGGACGACTCAGCCGAACAGGCCGCCTCCCGCCATGCCCGCAGCAAGCGGCTGTTCTCCTCGGCCGCGTCGCGGAAGCCGCGAACCATCGCCCGCAGCACGGCAGGGTCAAGCTCTGCCGCGAGAGAATCGGTATCCGCATAGGCGAACAAGGCTTCCACTCCTCCCGACTTCGACGGAATGAAGCTGGCGGCTTGCGACGGATACACATCCCGCTCCAACACGGGCTTTAGTGACGTTCCCCGGGCGGCGGAATCCGTAGCGATGCCCAGGTACTGCGTGCGGACAACGCCGGAGGTAACATGCAGATCCGTCCATCCGGCGCCGGGATCGACATGCACGGCGAACTGAGTGCCGCGGACAGCCATCACGGTCGTTGGCGTTTCCAATTCGAAGCGATCATCCACGCCCATAATCGACTTTACTTTGGCAAAGACGGAGCCCGCCCATACGGCGATTTTCGTTTTGGCTCCTTTTTCGCCATCCAATTCCGTAAAGGCTACATCCGCCTCTTCTCCGATCGTCAGTTCGTCCTCCTCGTCTCCGCCGACCAGTTGAAGCACGACGCGGGATTTCGATCCGGTGACAATCCGGTCTCCTTGATTGATGCTCATATTTTTGAATAATTGCAGCGGCTTGCCGCCGCCTGATTTCGTCACGGTGGCCGTTCCTTTCCATTCCTTCACGAGAGCTACGCGCACCGCCTTGTCGGCAGCCGCAGCCGGCACAGGCCGGATAAGCCCAGCCACTAGCAGGCAGCATGCGATAATGCACATGAGATTCCATCTCCGTCGTTGCACGTTATCCCTCCTCTCCTTTACTATCGGATGAAAATGACCGAATTGCGAGTTTTTTTTACTTTTCCATCCTTTTTGCGTATGAAACCCGTCCTTCTGTCCTACTTCACGCCTCTTCTTGTTCGGCCAGCAGCTCGTAGACGAGCACCGGCTCCGATTTGCCCTTCAGCTTGAGAGGCCCAACCTCGGACATCTTGAACCGGCTGCCGAGTCGGCGCACCGTTTCTTCTCCGACCAGCACCTGTCCCGGCTTCGCTTGCGATTCCAGGCGCGCCGCAGTGTTGACCGTGTCGCCAATCGCCGTATAATCGAGCCGGAGCGCTTCCGAGCCGATGTTGCCGACGACCGCTTCGCCGCTCTGAATCCCGATCCCGAATTGAACGGAAATATCCCGAGTCCCCAACGTCTGCTTCAACAGCTCCGCCCGTCTCACCAAGCTTAACGCGGCTTGCAGCGCATGTTCTTCATGCCGTTCCAGCGGATAAGGAGCGCCGAAGATGGCCATCACGCCATCGCCGATGAACTTATCCAACGTTCCCTGGTGGCGGAAGATGACGTCGGCGCAAGCATGCAAATATTGATTGAGGACCTGAATGGTCTCCTCCGGGGCCAGCCGTTCCGAGAGCGGAGTGAAGCCCCGGATATCGATGAACATGACGGTAATATCGCAGCGCGTTCCGCCCACCCGAATCGGCTCCCTGGCTCGCAGC includes these proteins:
- a CDS encoding stalk domain-containing protein encodes the protein MYQKIKQFHWASKMLLLMLCIGAAAAEGTASASPAPAPVKPVQEMSQFDSLSTPAFDFGSWSRSTVWYETIDWAGSGVPGAADGKPDQARFRYPAGLLAGKNGLLLIADTYNHLIRRADAAGQVTTLAGQVRMASGTGEPNGGWADGKSAEARFHRPMGMAEDREGNLYIADAGNHVIRKLDKSGRLTTVAGSGLAGWKDGAGSEARFNEPRDVAVAEDGSLYVADALNHVIRRIDGNGNVTTLNARSKRIVEYAPGAVAAGGDYADGKLSECKFNEPSSLAFTPSGDLVVSDTGNQRLRLIDLKRKRVTTLAGAGSVASYSSKFPDARLYAAGGYRDGKASEALFNGPAGIAVTAEGGIVVADRWNHAVRYIYDGKVYTLSGGGRTGHENGWAEQATFREPMDVAVLSNGTIAVADGFNNSIRLIRRYTLPEEVRSSAEASSSSQDAVVAVYNDRRVEMPVPTVIRNNRAFLPLEPWKILLGYGMEELDEDKVRVIFGPSVLILERDVAQVQVERSGVKRTQTLSAEEAPFRQDGQWLIPARLLDQFGLHVSWVPELRTLILRDTVFERLRSGEAAGR
- a CDS encoding FecR family protein; translated protein: MQRRRWNLMCIIACCLLVAGLIRPVPAAAADKAVRVALVKEWKGTATVTKSGGGKPLQLFKNMSINQGDRIVTGSKSRVVLQLVGGDEEDELTIGEEADVAFTELDGEKGAKTKIAVWAGSVFAKVKSIMGVDDRFELETPTTVMAVRGTQFAVHVDPGAGWTDLHVTSGVVRTQYLGIATDSAARGTSLKPVLERDVYPSQAASFIPSKSGGVEALFAYADTDSLAAELDPAVLRAMVRGFRDAAEENSRLLRAWREAACSAESSPADGKSCRVLESFLQLGGDKEGSGASAGARSEEEIRIQRNLAAFHGVIVRAALEAGRLTAAEAAASGTAWRDAALQLTAGERERITRMKEKRSRLEEAFSAAEPPLSKEEEARRQQQAKLDRERQLQLERDYAASLGTKDRERFAEDLRKARLEVCENGKESALCVEAPKPGLATDETSGSSAGNGGMPNPDPGPGPKPDPDPDPDPELKKDVLELTASPAEVQPGGAVEITAVLKRLTQPVDVAAIQFAVQATGGTLDRNKLDQNAGQYRHGGGKFDIALSPDEYKEKNSVDAVSVTGSRVLYRILVTTPGSVRLDSEDAMLTLPYLAGSGGTMSFMISDIRFYDAAGTAHSIAPMEKPLEIKVNP